The Aphis gossypii isolate Hap1 chromosome 3, ASM2018417v2, whole genome shotgun sequence genome includes a region encoding these proteins:
- the LOC114128849 gene encoding sodium/hydrogen exchanger 8, which yields MKASVCILFLVLCGTGLINGDNKGTVPSSSTQPTVADNEVKSNTTLAAPEVPTVSSNETITNVTEKSTVVTPGEPVLPKKGSAEEERNSSIAIFFVLSVLALGILLIHLMLSTHFQYLPESVVIVFLGAVIGLIINLMSEQHIANWRNEEAFSPTAFFLVLLPPIIFESGYNLHKGNFFQNIGSILVFAIIGTTISALVIGAGIYVLGLAQVAYKLSFVESFAFGSLISAVDPVATVAIFHALDVDPVLNMLVFGESILNDAIAIVLTTSVLQSNGPAMSTSEAVLTGIKQFCLMFFASAGIGVIFALISALLLKYVDLRKTPSLEFAMMLVFTYAPYVLAEGIHLSGIMAILFNGIVMSHYTHFNLSTVTQITMQQTMRTLAFIAETCVFAYLGLALFSFRLHFEPALVIWSLILCLIGRACNIFPLAYLCNKFREHQITKHMMFIMWFSGLRGAISYALSLHLEFSNETRHVIITTTLCIILVTTLLFGGSTMPLMKILQSSKAGRSTHRRRKDKAISLSKTKEWGQAIDSEHLSELTEEELEVNFIQSRISGFAKMDIKYFIPFFTRRFTQEELKDCKTQMTDLTNQWYQAIRISPTASDDDKTANNGQPQTSSRQSS from the exons ATGAAGGCGTCGGTGTGCATTCTATTTCTTGTGCTTTGCGGCACGGGACTTATTAACGGCGATAACAAGGGAACAGTACCGTCGAGTTCCACTCAACCTACTGTGGCAGACAACGAAGTTAAAAGTAATACTACATTAGCCGCCCCCGAAGTTCCGACGGTCTCGAGTAATGAGACGATAACCAATGTGACAGAAAAATCGACAGTAGTCACGCCCGGTGAGCCAGTATTGCCAAAAAAAGGATCGGCCGAAGAAGAACGCAACAGTTCAATCGCCATTTTCTTCGTGCTCAGCGTTCTCGCCCTAGGCATACTGCTCATTCATCTCATGTTGTCCACGCATTTTCAGTATTTACCCGAAAGTGTAGTGATAGTGTTTCTCGGTGCTGTTATTGGTCTCATTATTAATCTCATGTCGGAACAGCATATTGCAAATTGGCGCAACGAGGAAGCATTTTCTCCAACAGCATTTTTCCTCGTCCTGTTACCACCGATTATATTTGAATCTggttacaatttacataaaggaaacttttttcaaaacatcgGTTCTATTCTAGTGTTTGCCATTATTGGCACCACTATATCGGCTTTAGTTATTGGTGCTGGTATCTATGTCCTTGGTCTAGCTCAGGTAGCTTACAAATTAAGTTTTGTTGAAAGCTTTGCATTTGGATCATTAATTTCAGCTGTTGACCCCGTAGCCACAGTAGCTATTTTCCATGCGTTGGATGTAGATCCTGTGTTGAATATGTTGGTATTTGGAGAAAGCATATTGAATGATGCGATTGCCATTGTATTGACTACGTCAGTATTACAGTCCAATGGACCAGCTATGAGTACTTCTGAAGCTGTATTGACTGGCATTAAGCAGTTTTGTTTGATGTTTTTTGCTTCAGCTGGTATTGGAGTAATATTTGCCTTAATCAGTGcactgttattaaaatatgtagactTGAGGAAAACACCTTCATTAGAATTTGCTATGATGTTGGTATTCACTTATGCACCTTATGTCTTGGCTGAAGGCATTCATTTATCAG gaataatggctattttatttaacggaATTGTTATGTCACATTACACTCATTTCAATTTATCAACAGTCACACAAATTACAATGCAACAGACAATGAGAACATTGGCATTTATAGCAGAAACGTGTGTATTTGCTTATCTTGGACTAGCATTATTCAGTTTCAGATTACACTTTGAACCAGCTTTAGTCATTTGGAGTTTAATTCTGTGTTTAATTGGACGTGCTTGCAATATATTCCCATTGGCTTATTTGTGCAATAAATTCAGAGAACAtcaaattacaaaacatatgATGTTTATTATGTGGTTTAGTG GTTTAAGAGGAGCTATTTCATATGCATTGTCATTACATTTAGAATTCAGTAATGAAACAAGACATGTGATTATCACAACTAcattgtgcataatattagTCACAACTTTGTTGTTTGGTGGTTCAACAATGCCACTAATGAAG ATTTTACAATCATCAAAAGCTGGGAGAAGCACTCACCGTCGAAGAAAAGACAAAGCTATATCTCTTAGTAAAACAAAAGAATGG GGGCAAGCAATTGATTCTGAGCATTTATCAGAACTAACTGAAGAAGAATTGGAAGTTAATTTTATCCAATCAAGAATTAGTGGGTTTGCTAAAATGGACATAAAATACTTCATACCATTCTTCACTAGACGTTTTACACaagaa gaatTGAAAGATTGTAAAACACAGATGACAGATTTAACTAATCAATGGTATCAGGCAATTCGTATATCACCAACTGCATCAGATGATGATAAGACTGCGAACAATGGACAGCCCCAGACATCCAGTCGCCAATCGAGTTGA
- the LOC114128850 gene encoding aurora kinase C-like gives MAVVGVNHKIESQNEVVQHIEKTMKEIYSKRPKNHQWKLSDFEIGTPLGRGKFGRVYLAREKNTEYMVALKMMFKSELVKDHMEHQVRREIEIQTHLSHPNILKMLTYFWDEKKIYLILEFAQEGELFKVLNSQPRKRFDEPTAAYYLRQVADALRYCHSQSVIHRDIKPENLLLFSHHVIKLADFGWSVHAPSKCRNTMCGTIDYLPPEMVDSQTYNEYVDNWCLGVLCYEFLCGSPPFESSEQAETFRKIRAVMYGFKPHMSESARNLISKLLVKVPKSRLPLTDVIEHPWIKTNSEIFTKTKLQLK, from the coding sequence atggctgTGGTTGGAGTAAACCATAAAATTGAATCTCAAAATGAAGTTGTCCAACACATAGAAAAAACTATGAAAGAAATTTATTCTAAACGACCAAAAAATCATCAGTGGAAACTAAGTGATTTTGAAATTGGAACACCTCTTGGTCGTGGGAAATTTGGTCGTGTATATCTTGCtcgagaaaaaaatacagaatataTGGTTGctttaaaaatgatgtttaAATCAGAATTAGTAAAAGATCATATGGAACATCAAGTACGACGagaaattgaaattcaaacaCATCTTAGTCACcccaatattctaaaaatgctGACTTATTTTTGGGACgagaagaaaatatatttgattttagaatTTGCCCAAGAAggtgaattatttaaagtgttGAACTCGCAGCCACGTAAACGGTTTGATGAACCAACAGCTGCATATTATTTACGACAAGTAGCTGATGCTTTAAGGTATTGTCATTCGCAAAGTGTTATTCATAGAGATATAAAACCAGAAAATCTCCTATTGTTTAGTCATCATGTTATTAAGTTGGCAGATTTTGGATGGTCTGTCCATGCACCATCCAAATGTCGAAACACAATGTGTGGCACTATAGATTATTTACCACCAGAGATGGTCGACTCTCAAACATATAATGAATATGTTGATAATTGGTGTTTAGGAGTGCTGTGCTATGAATTCTTGTGTGGGTCACCACCATTTGAGAGCTCAGAACAGGCAGAGACTTTTAGAAAAATTCGTGCTGTGATGTATGGTTTCAAACCTCATATGAGTGAAAGCGctagaaatttaatttcaaagctTCTAGTTAAAGTTCCAAAATCTAGATTACCACTAACTGATGTTATTGAACACCCGTGgattaaaacaaatagtgaaatatttactaaaactaaactacaattaaaatag